A region from the Actinoplanes sp. OR16 genome encodes:
- a CDS encoding 1-acyl-sn-glycerol-3-phosphate acyltransferase: MPLIYSIGKIIVGVPLMTGWRPTVEGLEHIPTNGGAIFAGNHLSVADELFLGAVVPRHLAFWAKSDYFTGTGVKGFLNRKLMEGLGAIRVERAGGRAALTAFDAAIPALKDGDLVAVYPEGTRSPDGKLYRGRTGVARLAVAAGVPIIPVGMIGTEKVQPIGQVYPKLMRNTVTIKFGKPIETVGRADDRTALRELTDQVMGEIQKLTGQEYVPRYAPKKAED; encoded by the coding sequence TTGCCGCTGATCTACTCAATCGGCAAGATCATCGTCGGCGTGCCGTTGATGACTGGCTGGCGGCCGACCGTCGAAGGCCTCGAGCACATCCCGACCAACGGTGGGGCGATCTTCGCCGGCAACCACCTCTCCGTCGCTGACGAGCTCTTCCTCGGCGCCGTGGTCCCGCGCCACCTGGCGTTCTGGGCCAAGTCCGACTACTTCACCGGCACCGGGGTGAAGGGCTTCCTCAACCGCAAACTGATGGAGGGCCTCGGCGCGATCCGGGTGGAGCGCGCCGGTGGCCGGGCCGCGCTCACCGCGTTCGACGCCGCGATCCCCGCGCTCAAGGACGGCGACTTGGTCGCGGTCTACCCCGAGGGCACCCGCTCGCCGGACGGCAAGCTCTACCGCGGCCGGACCGGCGTGGCCCGGCTCGCGGTGGCGGCCGGTGTGCCGATCATCCCGGTCGGCATGATCGGCACCGAGAAGGTCCAGCCGATCGGCCAGGTCTACCCGAAGCTGATGCGCAACACCGTGACGATCAAGTTCGGCAAGCCGATCGAGACGGTCGGCCGCGCTGACGACCGGACCGCGCTGCGCGAGCTCACCGACCAGGTGATGGGTGAGATCCAGAAGCTGACCGGCCAGGAATACGTTCCTCGTTACGCCCCCAAGAAGGCCGAGGACTAG
- a CDS encoding alpha/beta fold hydrolase, translated as MSTTQRNAVTFSGAESGRPMLFAHGYGCDQNMWRFVTPAFADTYRIVLFDHVGNGKSDLSAYRDDRYSSLDGYAEDILEIIHEHDLRDVVFVGHSVSSMIGLLAANREPERFAGVVMIGPSPRYINDDTDGYHGGFGRSDIEEMLESLDSNYLGWSSAMAPVIMGNPDRPELGEELTNSFCRTDPEIAKKFARVTFLSDNRTDLPRSRVPSLILQCSDDVIAPTVVGEYVHKHTPDSTFLSLNATGHCPNLSAPQETVDAIKSWL; from the coding sequence ATGAGCACCACGCAGAGAAACGCCGTGACCTTCAGCGGGGCCGAGTCCGGCCGCCCCATGCTGTTCGCCCACGGATACGGCTGTGACCAGAACATGTGGCGTTTCGTCACCCCCGCCTTCGCCGACACGTACCGGATCGTGCTCTTCGACCACGTCGGCAACGGCAAGTCGGACCTGTCGGCCTACCGGGACGACCGCTACTCCAGCCTCGACGGCTACGCCGAGGACATCCTCGAGATCATTCACGAGCACGACCTGCGCGACGTCGTCTTCGTCGGCCACTCGGTGAGCTCGATGATCGGCCTGCTCGCCGCGAACCGGGAGCCCGAGCGCTTCGCCGGCGTCGTCATGATCGGGCCGTCGCCTCGCTACATCAACGACGACACCGACGGTTACCACGGCGGGTTCGGCCGCTCCGACATCGAGGAGATGCTGGAGTCGCTGGACAGCAACTACCTCGGCTGGTCCAGCGCCATGGCCCCGGTGATCATGGGTAACCCGGACCGCCCGGAGCTCGGCGAGGAGCTGACCAACAGCTTCTGCCGGACCGACCCGGAGATCGCCAAGAAGTTCGCCCGGGTCACGTTCCTCTCCGACAACCGGACCGATCTGCCGAGGTCCCGGGTGCCGTCGCTGATCCTCCAGTGCTCCGACGACGTCATCGCGCCCACGGTGGTCGGTGAGTACGTCCACAAGCACACTCCGGACAGCACGTTCCTGTCACTGAACGCGACCGGTCACTGTCCGAATCTCAGCGCTCCACAGGAAACGGTTGACGCCATCAAGTCCTGGTTGTAG
- a CDS encoding SpoIIE family protein phosphatase, translating to MSETGGPDVTSELRLPWDDDPEDLYEHAPCGYLTTLPDGTIVRVNETFLAWTGYTRAALIGHRRFRDLLTAGDKIYHETHYAPLLTMQNEVHEIALEVVGEDGRRLPVLVNSVLERGTGGAPRIIRTMVFNATERRSYERELLAARREAELSEQRVRVLQRIVADLSAAPTEAEVAEAVVRAPEPAFEAASSSIYLVDLERDQLVAVSSTDPTTGNWDDMPYSSSRAVAAVARRGDLHVIGSLAEADEHFPDLAESMRRSGRASVVLLPLTTGAGDEQAVQVLGVLAFSFREERALTDGELRVIRLLGQQAGQALDRARLYDDARRREERASFLARTTRSLDEEHRLLQRARRLVERVVPEIADWAAVKLQVGPAGLLEDAGGPPPDAELLAGRIADVTAKAEPIFAVEGDGLGCTVLPLTARGKVLGTLALRMAADRRGAEAEKLFLIDLADRAGLALENARLYEQERAIARTLQRSLLAADVPGGDPRFAVETYYQAAAQDLEVGGDWFDAFLISPHKLAVVVGDVVGRGIDAATTMGQLRSAIRALASAEHGPARLLEQLDRFCERVESARMATVVYGEIDLHSSELAYACAGHLPPLLHEPAGSPQYLLQARSAPIGSRAGDRRRTEHKVRLAAGSRLLLYTDGLVERRGRPIDRGFEILAREYARRRDAPLKGLTAGLADTLVGRDHADDVCLLCLTLGTEERLERSIGADPLQISLLRADLRGWLVGHAVDQDCVNAVLLACSEAVANAIEHGYRDDPFGVVDVSATVSADAVEVRVSDRGSWRGPGADFARGRGLQLIEDSMDEVFFDRGEGTTVTMRRHRGGGGV from the coding sequence GTGAGTGAGACTGGTGGGCCGGACGTGACGAGCGAGTTGCGACTGCCCTGGGACGACGATCCGGAAGACCTCTATGAGCACGCGCCGTGCGGCTACCTCACGACGCTGCCGGACGGCACCATCGTCCGGGTCAACGAGACGTTCCTGGCATGGACGGGTTACACGCGAGCCGCGCTGATCGGTCACCGACGGTTCCGTGACCTGCTCACAGCAGGTGACAAGATCTATCACGAGACTCATTACGCACCGTTGCTGACGATGCAGAACGAGGTGCACGAGATCGCCCTGGAGGTGGTCGGCGAGGACGGGCGGCGACTGCCCGTGCTGGTGAACTCGGTCCTGGAACGCGGGACCGGCGGCGCGCCGCGGATCATCCGCACGATGGTCTTCAACGCGACCGAGCGGCGCAGCTACGAACGCGAGCTGCTCGCCGCCCGCCGCGAGGCGGAGCTGTCCGAGCAGCGCGTCCGGGTCCTGCAGCGGATAGTGGCCGATCTGTCGGCCGCGCCGACCGAAGCCGAGGTGGCCGAGGCGGTGGTCCGCGCGCCGGAGCCGGCGTTCGAGGCTGCCAGCAGCAGCATCTACCTGGTGGATCTGGAACGCGACCAGCTGGTGGCGGTCTCCTCCACCGATCCGACCACCGGCAACTGGGACGACATGCCGTACTCGTCGTCGCGCGCGGTGGCCGCCGTCGCCCGGCGCGGCGACCTGCACGTGATCGGCTCGCTCGCCGAGGCGGACGAGCACTTCCCGGACCTGGCCGAGTCGATGCGCCGTTCCGGGCGGGCCTCGGTGGTCCTGCTGCCGCTCACCACCGGCGCCGGCGATGAGCAGGCCGTCCAGGTGCTCGGTGTGCTGGCGTTCAGCTTCCGCGAGGAGCGCGCTCTGACCGACGGCGAACTGCGGGTCATCCGCCTGCTCGGCCAGCAGGCCGGCCAGGCGCTGGACCGGGCCCGGCTCTACGACGACGCCCGCCGCCGCGAAGAGCGGGCGAGCTTCCTGGCCCGGACGACCCGGTCGCTGGACGAGGAGCACCGGCTGCTGCAGCGTGCTCGCCGCCTGGTCGAACGGGTGGTCCCGGAGATCGCCGACTGGGCCGCGGTGAAGCTGCAGGTCGGCCCGGCCGGCCTGCTCGAGGACGCCGGTGGCCCGCCGCCGGACGCCGAGCTGCTCGCCGGCCGGATCGCCGACGTGACGGCCAAGGCCGAGCCGATCTTCGCGGTGGAGGGCGACGGCCTCGGCTGCACGGTGCTGCCGCTGACCGCCCGGGGCAAGGTGCTCGGCACGCTGGCGCTGCGGATGGCCGCCGACCGCCGGGGCGCCGAGGCCGAGAAGCTCTTCCTGATCGACCTGGCCGACCGGGCCGGGCTGGCGCTGGAGAACGCCCGCCTCTACGAGCAGGAGCGGGCCATCGCCCGGACGCTGCAGCGCAGCCTGCTCGCGGCGGACGTGCCCGGTGGCGACCCGCGGTTCGCGGTGGAGACCTACTACCAGGCCGCCGCGCAGGACCTCGAGGTCGGCGGAGACTGGTTCGACGCGTTCCTGATCAGCCCGCACAAGCTGGCCGTGGTGGTCGGTGACGTGGTCGGCCGGGGCATCGACGCGGCCACCACGATGGGCCAGCTGCGCAGCGCGATCCGGGCGCTCGCCTCCGCCGAGCACGGGCCGGCCCGTCTGCTGGAGCAGCTGGACCGGTTCTGCGAGCGCGTCGAGTCCGCCCGGATGGCGACGGTCGTGTACGGCGAGATCGATCTTCACAGTAGCGAGCTGGCGTACGCCTGCGCCGGTCATCTCCCGCCGCTGCTGCACGAGCCGGCCGGCTCCCCGCAGTACCTCCTGCAGGCCCGGTCGGCGCCGATCGGCTCGCGGGCCGGTGACCGCCGCCGCACCGAGCACAAGGTGCGTCTGGCCGCCGGCAGCCGGCTGCTGCTCTACACCGACGGCCTGGTCGAGCGCCGGGGCCGCCCGATCGACCGGGGCTTCGAGATCCTCGCCCGGGAGTACGCACGCCGCCGCGACGCGCCGCTCAAGGGCCTGACCGCGGGTCTCGCCGACACCCTGGTCGGCCGGGACCACGCCGACGACGTCTGCCTGCTCTGCCTCACGCTCGGCACCGAGGAGCGGCTGGAGCGCTCGATCGGCGCCGACCCGCTGCAGATCTCGCTGCTCCGTGCCGACCTGCGCGGCTGGCTGGTCGGCCACGCCGTCGACCAGGACTGCGTGAACGCGGTCCTGCTGGCCTGCTCGGAGGCGGTCGCGAACGCCATCGAGCACGGTTACCGGGATGACCCGTTCGGGGTCGTCGACGTCTCGGCGACGGTCAGCGCCGACGCCGTGGAGGTCCGGGTCAGCGACCGGGGCAGCTGGCGGGGACCGGGCGCCGACTTCGCTCGCGGCCGCGGGCTGCAGCTGATCGAGGACTCCATGGACGAGGTCTTCTTCGACCGTGGCGAGGGAACGACGGTGACGATGCGCCGGCACCGCGGAGGGGGTGGGGTATGA
- a CDS encoding STAS domain-containing protein — protein MTDQWVSFSQHGIAELVHLKGEIDLANANDIGRAIVAHTTEADAVLIDLTAVSFLDSAGVRLLDLIVGDLDDRGKPIKLVVGERGAARMTLQLCSFRTDLLSTDLERAAAELGR, from the coding sequence ATGACCGATCAGTGGGTGAGTTTCTCCCAGCACGGGATCGCCGAGCTGGTTCACCTCAAGGGTGAGATCGACCTGGCGAACGCCAACGACATCGGGCGGGCCATCGTGGCGCACACCACCGAGGCGGACGCCGTGCTGATCGACCTGACCGCCGTCTCGTTCCTGGACAGCGCCGGGGTCCGGCTGCTCGACCTGATCGTCGGCGACCTGGACGATCGGGGGAAGCCGATCAAGCTGGTGGTGGGGGAGCGCGGGGCCGCCCGGATGACCCTGCAGCTCTGTTCGTTCCGGACCGACCTGCTCTCGACCGACCTGGAACGGGCCGCGGCGGAGTTGGGTCGGTAG
- a CDS encoding TIGR03960 family B12-binding radical SAM protein, whose translation MSVSSVFPQLEQLLPRVSKPIQYVGGELGAVVKDWDETVVRWALMYPDAYEVGLPNQGVQILYEVLNEQPDVLAERTYAVWPDLEALMKENGVPQFTVDAHRPVKAFDMFGVSFATELGYTNLLSALDLAGIPLNSADRTEDDPVVLAGGHAAFNPEPIADFIDAAVLGDGEEAVLEITGIIREWKAEGRPGGRDELLLRLARTESIYVPRFYDVDYLPDGRIQRVVPNRPDVPFRVAKRTTMDLDAWPYPKKPLVPLAETVHERYAVEIFRGCTRGCRFCQAGMITRPVRERSITTVGQMVKEGLEFSGFNEVGLLSLSSADHSEIGDMCSGLAEQYADTNVSLSLPSTRVDAFNIDLAQELSRNGRRTGLTFAPEGGSERIRKVINKMVTKEDLIRTVVTAYSNGWRQVKLYFMCGLPSETDEDVLEIADMAHEVIRAGREAAGTKDIRCTVSIGGFVPKPHTPFQWAAMDRPEVIDGRLKMLKQAINSDRSLGRAIGFRYHDGEPSLIEGLLSRGDRRVGQVIRRVWEKGGRFDGWSEHFSYARWIEAADEVLPELGVDLDWFTTREREELEVLPWDHLDSGLDKDWLWQDWQDSMSEYEQDDCRWTPCFDCGVCPAMDTEIQIGPTGKKLLPLTPVNNLRVPA comes from the coding sequence ATGAGCGTCAGTTCCGTCTTCCCGCAGCTCGAGCAGTTGTTGCCCCGGGTCAGCAAACCGATCCAGTACGTGGGCGGCGAGCTCGGCGCCGTCGTCAAGGACTGGGACGAGACCGTCGTCCGGTGGGCGCTGATGTACCCGGACGCCTACGAGGTGGGTCTGCCCAACCAGGGCGTCCAGATTCTGTACGAGGTTCTGAACGAGCAGCCCGACGTGCTCGCCGAGCGGACGTACGCGGTCTGGCCCGACCTCGAGGCGCTGATGAAGGAGAACGGCGTCCCGCAGTTCACCGTCGACGCGCACCGGCCGGTGAAGGCGTTCGACATGTTCGGCGTCTCGTTCGCGACCGAGCTGGGCTACACCAACCTGCTCAGCGCCCTCGACCTGGCCGGCATCCCGCTGAACAGCGCGGACCGCACCGAGGACGACCCGGTCGTGCTGGCCGGCGGGCACGCGGCGTTCAACCCGGAGCCGATCGCCGACTTCATCGACGCCGCCGTGCTCGGTGACGGCGAGGAAGCGGTCCTGGAGATCACCGGGATCATCCGGGAGTGGAAGGCCGAGGGCCGCCCGGGTGGCCGCGACGAGCTGCTGCTGCGTCTCGCCCGGACCGAGAGCATCTACGTTCCCCGTTTCTACGACGTGGACTACCTGCCGGACGGCCGCATCCAGCGTGTCGTGCCGAACCGGCCGGACGTCCCGTTCCGGGTCGCCAAGCGGACCACGATGGACCTCGACGCCTGGCCGTACCCGAAGAAGCCCCTCGTGCCGCTCGCCGAGACGGTCCACGAGCGCTACGCCGTGGAGATCTTCCGCGGCTGCACCCGTGGCTGCCGGTTCTGCCAGGCCGGCATGATCACCCGCCCGGTGCGGGAGCGGTCGATCACCACGGTCGGCCAGATGGTCAAGGAGGGCCTGGAGTTCTCCGGCTTCAACGAGGTCGGCCTGCTCTCGCTCTCCAGCGCCGACCACTCCGAGATCGGCGACATGTGCTCCGGCCTCGCCGAGCAGTACGCCGACACCAACGTGTCACTGTCGCTGCCGTCCACCCGGGTCGACGCCTTCAACATCGACCTGGCGCAGGAGCTGTCCCGCAACGGCCGGCGTACCGGTCTCACCTTCGCGCCGGAGGGCGGCTCGGAGCGGATCCGCAAGGTCATCAACAAGATGGTGACCAAGGAGGACCTGATCCGCACGGTCGTCACGGCGTACTCGAACGGCTGGCGGCAGGTCAAGCTGTACTTCATGTGCGGCCTGCCCAGCGAGACCGACGAGGACGTCCTGGAGATCGCCGACATGGCGCACGAGGTGATCCGGGCCGGTCGGGAGGCCGCCGGCACCAAGGACATCCGCTGCACCGTCTCGATCGGCGGTTTCGTGCCGAAGCCGCACACCCCGTTCCAGTGGGCGGCGATGGACCGGCCGGAGGTCATCGACGGCCGCCTCAAGATGCTCAAGCAGGCCATCAACAGCGACCGCTCGCTGGGTCGCGCGATCGGCTTCCGGTACCACGACGGCGAGCCGTCGCTGATCGAAGGACTGCTGTCCCGCGGTGACCGCCGGGTCGGCCAGGTCATCCGCCGGGTGTGGGAGAAGGGCGGCCGGTTCGACGGCTGGTCGGAGCACTTCTCGTACGCCCGCTGGATCGAGGCCGCCGACGAGGTGCTCCCCGAGCTCGGCGTCGACCTCGACTGGTTCACCACGCGGGAGCGCGAGGAGCTCGAGGTCCTGCCCTGGGACCACCTGGACTCCGGTCTGGACAAGGACTGGCTCTGGCAGGACTGGCAGGACTCGATGAGCGAGTACGAGCAGGACGACTGCCGCTGGACGCCGTGCTTCGACTGCGGTGTCTGCCCGGCGATGGACACCGAGATCCAGATCGGTCCCACCGGCAAGAAGCTGCTTCCTCTGACCCCGGTGAACAACCTGCGGGTCCCCGCTTAG
- a CDS encoding TIGR03936 family radical SAM-associated protein encodes MQRIRLRYAKRGPLRFTSHRDFARAFERALRRAAVPIAYSQGFTPHPKISYASAAPTGVGSEAEYLEIGLQAPVDPEQLRVALDAALSPGLDILEAVIASEGSLADRIDASRWRIELPQIEEKTAIDAVAAFLGAEEVLVERMTKQGRRSFDARAAVASCTVTEAADLPSGAVGVPCAIIDLVVRQVTPAVRPDDVLSGLRVVAGLEPPVPPRVTRLAQGTLTAQGDIVDPLDADREGAGIGGR; translated from the coding sequence GTGCAGCGGATCCGCCTTCGTTACGCGAAGCGCGGACCGCTGCGTTTCACCTCGCACCGGGACTTCGCCCGCGCATTCGAGCGCGCCCTGCGGCGCGCGGCGGTGCCCATCGCCTATTCCCAGGGCTTCACCCCGCACCCCAAGATCTCGTACGCGTCGGCCGCGCCCACCGGTGTCGGCAGCGAGGCGGAATACCTGGAGATCGGCCTGCAGGCCCCGGTCGACCCGGAGCAGCTGCGGGTCGCCCTCGACGCGGCGCTCTCCCCGGGACTCGACATCCTGGAGGCGGTGATCGCGTCCGAGGGCAGCCTCGCCGACCGGATCGACGCCTCGCGGTGGCGGATCGAGCTTCCTCAGATCGAGGAGAAAACGGCGATCGATGCCGTCGCGGCCTTCCTCGGTGCCGAAGAAGTGCTGGTGGAACGCATGACCAAGCAGGGGCGTCGCTCCTTCGACGCCCGCGCCGCGGTCGCTTCGTGCACCGTGACGGAAGCGGCAGACCTACCTTCCGGGGCCGTGGGCGTACCGTGTGCGATAATCGACCTTGTCGTACGGCAGGTAACGCCCGCCGTTCGGCCCGATGACGTCCTTTCCGGCCTGCGCGTGGTGGCCGGCCTGGAGCCGCCGGTCCCCCCGAGGGTCACCCGGCTGGCCCAGGGCACACTCACCGCGCAGGGGGATATCGTCGATCCGTTGGACGCGGATCGCGAGGGCGCCGGCATCGGAGGACGCTGA
- a CDS encoding ribonuclease E/G: MLDNEPPVNLGEPGGERDGAVPPPADTATGTTPARRTRAPRRKAAAPPPEAATDAAASSAEPGASAEVAATEAPAPVKKATRSRRKVAAPAAETEPAASSAEPGPAAEVAETPAPVKKATRSRRKVAAPAAETAEPAASSAEPGATAEVAATEAPAPVEAEAPAPVKKATRSRRKAVAATPEPVVEAPVVEVPAVAEPVAAEADQEETEEELIADAAIEAASAARTAGVPVVGILPLDDDFVEEQPAGPSRARRAALPPAVLFMPPDPSEATQATPATRRRGSVEAAVPAVEAQPAEAAPTTGSRRRRGAAAQAEAPAVAAAEGVEETPAEETAAEAPVEGTRRSRRRRRGGAEEPAEVAVVVEEPVVDEADESADDAEDGEGDDSDDEDGGRRRRRRGRRGRGRGKGPSDEADEGDSESESDEEGDAEASADESDEGDEETDGDGVTRRRRRRRRKGSSGDAEVGGIEDGVHTVVRVREPRRTSDEVQGVSGSTRLEAKRQRRRDGREQRRTRPPILSESEFLARREAVDRVMVVRQKQDRTQIAVLEDGILVEHYVARATSGTMVGNVYLGKVQNVLPSMEAAFVDVGRGRNAVLYAGEVNWDATGLEGRARSIEQALRSGDSVLVQVTKDPIGHKGARLTSHIALSGRHLVYVPNGNASGISRKLPDNERKRLRDILKKLVPDGAGVIVRTAAEGASEDELARDVKRLQAQWEDIQAKAAEGNAPRALSEEPDLVIRVVRDLFNEDFRDLVVQGEQAYGEIEEYLESVSPDLVERLRRHTGVADAFAEYRIDEQIMKALDRKVFLPSGGHLVIDRTEAMTVVDVNTGKYTGAGGNLEETVTRNNLEAAEEIVRQLRLRDLGGIVVIDFIDMVLESNRDLVLRRLTECLGRDRTKHQVTEITSLGLVQMTRKRIGSGLLEVFSETCDHCKGRGVIVHPEPVPEKRSNGGGPSTQVKAVAAAVRTEAPAPQQQAPAGKRRRRGGESAAPAEVEPVAEVVTPVEVAEVVAIEPELVVVTEPVKAGPVKAGPVKAGPVKAAPVKAETGPAAQVAEAPPAVVQPVAGSGIISRAVKPALTSSDGSEYDISGYDLSRFDVPETKTGPDTTGPNTTGPDTTTGPETNGSEYDEAEPMRLAGADDPDAAEDDEDDEDAIGAASGTRRRSRRSSTRRRTRP, from the coding sequence ATGCTCGATAACGAGCCCCCAGTTAACCTGGGAGAACCGGGCGGTGAACGGGACGGAGCAGTTCCTCCGCCCGCTGATACCGCCACAGGCACCACCCCTGCGCGCCGGACGCGCGCGCCGCGTCGCAAGGCGGCAGCACCTCCGCCGGAGGCAGCCACCGACGCAGCCGCGTCCTCGGCTGAGCCCGGCGCTTCTGCCGAGGTGGCCGCGACCGAAGCTCCGGCTCCGGTGAAGAAGGCCACTCGCAGCCGCCGCAAGGTTGCTGCTCCGGCCGCTGAGACCGAGCCTGCCGCGTCCTCGGCTGAGCCCGGTCCTGCTGCTGAGGTGGCCGAGACTCCGGCTCCCGTGAAGAAGGCCACTCGCAGCCGCCGCAAGGTTGCTGCTCCGGCCGCTGAGACTGCTGAGCCTGCCGCGTCCTCGGCTGAGCCCGGCGCTACTGCCGAGGTGGCCGCGACCGAGGCTCCGGCCCCGGTCGAGGCCGAGGCTCCGGCTCCGGTGAAGAAGGCCACTCGCAGCCGCCGCAAGGCCGTCGCCGCCACCCCCGAGCCGGTCGTCGAGGCTCCTGTCGTGGAAGTCCCGGCCGTCGCGGAGCCTGTCGCTGCCGAGGCCGACCAGGAGGAGACCGAGGAAGAGCTGATCGCGGACGCCGCGATCGAGGCTGCCTCGGCCGCGCGGACGGCAGGGGTTCCGGTCGTCGGGATCCTGCCGCTCGATGACGACTTCGTGGAGGAGCAGCCGGCCGGCCCGTCGCGGGCTCGCCGTGCCGCCCTGCCGCCGGCCGTGCTGTTCATGCCGCCGGACCCGTCCGAGGCGACACAGGCCACCCCTGCCACACGCCGTCGTGGCAGCGTCGAGGCCGCCGTTCCGGCCGTCGAGGCGCAGCCCGCCGAGGCCGCGCCGACCACCGGCTCGCGTCGCCGCCGTGGCGCTGCCGCGCAGGCCGAGGCGCCCGCCGTGGCCGCTGCCGAGGGCGTCGAGGAGACCCCCGCCGAAGAGACCGCCGCCGAGGCGCCGGTCGAGGGCACCCGCCGTTCCCGTCGCCGCCGCCGCGGTGGGGCCGAGGAGCCCGCCGAGGTCGCCGTCGTCGTCGAGGAGCCCGTGGTCGACGAGGCGGACGAGTCCGCCGACGACGCCGAGGACGGCGAAGGCGACGATTCCGACGACGAGGACGGTGGCCGTCGCCGCCGCCGCCGTGGCCGCCGTGGCCGTGGCCGGGGCAAGGGCCCGTCCGACGAGGCCGACGAAGGCGACTCCGAATCCGAGTCGGACGAGGAGGGCGACGCCGAGGCCTCCGCCGACGAGAGCGACGAAGGCGACGAGGAGACCGACGGCGACGGGGTGACCCGCCGCCGGCGCCGCCGCCGCCGCAAGGGCTCCAGTGGTGACGCCGAGGTCGGCGGCATCGAGGACGGCGTGCACACCGTGGTCCGGGTGCGGGAGCCGCGCCGCACCTCCGACGAGGTGCAGGGCGTCTCCGGGTCGACCCGGCTGGAGGCCAAGCGCCAGCGCCGCCGCGACGGGCGTGAGCAGCGCCGTACCCGTCCGCCGATCCTGAGCGAGTCGGAGTTCCTGGCCCGCCGGGAAGCCGTGGACCGGGTCATGGTGGTGCGGCAGAAGCAGGACCGTACGCAGATCGCGGTCCTCGAGGACGGCATCCTGGTCGAGCACTACGTCGCCCGGGCCACCTCCGGCACCATGGTCGGCAACGTGTACCTCGGCAAGGTGCAGAACGTGCTCCCGAGCATGGAGGCCGCGTTCGTCGACGTCGGCCGTGGCCGCAACGCCGTGCTCTACGCCGGCGAGGTGAACTGGGACGCCACCGGTCTGGAGGGGCGCGCCCGCTCGATCGAGCAGGCGCTGCGTTCCGGCGACTCGGTGCTGGTCCAGGTGACGAAGGACCCGATCGGCCACAAGGGCGCCCGGCTGACCAGCCACATCGCGCTCTCCGGCCGGCACCTGGTCTACGTGCCGAACGGCAACGCCTCCGGGATCAGCCGCAAGCTGCCGGACAACGAGCGCAAGCGACTCCGGGACATCCTGAAGAAGCTGGTTCCGGACGGCGCCGGCGTGATCGTCCGCACGGCGGCCGAGGGCGCCAGCGAGGACGAGCTGGCCCGCGACGTGAAGCGTCTGCAGGCCCAGTGGGAGGACATCCAGGCCAAGGCCGCCGAGGGCAACGCGCCGCGCGCGCTCTCCGAGGAGCCCGACCTGGTCATCCGGGTGGTCCGCGACCTGTTCAACGAGGACTTCCGCGACCTGGTGGTCCAGGGCGAGCAGGCATACGGCGAGATCGAGGAATACCTCGAGTCGGTCTCCCCGGACCTGGTCGAGCGGCTGCGCCGGCACACCGGTGTCGCGGACGCGTTCGCCGAGTACCGGATCGACGAGCAGATCATGAAGGCGCTCGACCGCAAGGTCTTCCTGCCGTCCGGCGGTCACCTGGTGATCGACCGGACCGAGGCGATGACCGTCGTCGACGTCAACACCGGTAAGTACACCGGCGCGGGCGGCAACCTCGAAGAGACGGTCACCCGCAACAACCTGGAGGCGGCCGAGGAGATCGTGCGTCAGCTGCGGCTGCGCGACCTCGGTGGCATCGTGGTGATCGACTTCATCGACATGGTGCTGGAGAGCAACCGCGACCTGGTGCTGCGCCGGCTGACCGAGTGCCTGGGCCGGGACCGGACCAAGCACCAGGTCACCGAGATCACATCGCTGGGTCTGGTGCAGATGACCCGGAAGCGGATCGGCTCGGGCCTGCTCGAGGTGTTCAGCGAGACCTGTGACCACTGCAAGGGCCGGGGCGTGATCGTGCACCCCGAGCCGGTGCCGGAGAAGCGGTCGAACGGCGGTGGCCCCAGTACCCAGGTGAAGGCGGTCGCCGCGGCGGTGCGGACCGAGGCGCCGGCGCCTCAGCAGCAGGCACCGGCCGGCAAGCGCCGCCGCCGGGGTGGCGAGAGCGCCGCTCCCGCCGAGGTGGAGCCGGTGGCCGAGGTCGTGACGCCGGTGGAGGTCGCCGAGGTCGTGGCGATCGAGCCGGAGCTGGTCGTGGTGACCGAGCCGGTCAAGGCAGGGCCGGTCAAGGCAGGGCCGGTCAAGGCAGGGCCGGTCAAGGCTGCGCCGGTCAAGGCCGAGACCGGACCCGCCGCGCAGGTCGCCGAGGCGCCTCCGGCAGTGGTTCAGCCGGTCGCCGGGTCGGGGATCATCTCCCGCGCGGTGAAGCCGGCGCTCACCTCGTCCGACGGCAGCGAGTACGACATCAGCGGCTATGACCTGTCGCGATTCGATGTCCCGGAGACGAAGACCGGGCCGGACACGACCGGGCCGAACACGACCGGGCCGGACACGACGACCGGGCCGGAGACGAACGGCTCGGAATACGACGAGGCGGAGCCGATGCGGCTGGCCGGGGCGGACGACCCGGACGCGGCGGAGGACGACGAGGACGACGAGGACGCGATCGGGGCGGCCTCGGGCACCCGGCGGCGGTCCCGTCGCAGCAGTACCCGCAGGCGTACTCGTCCCTGA
- the rplU gene encoding 50S ribosomal protein L21 → MYAIVKTGGKQYKVAEGDVIEVEKLVGQPGDALTLAAVLLVDGDNLVTDAAKLASVTVSGEIAEHTKGPKIRIHKFKNKTGYHKRQGHRQPLTRVKVTGIKSGK, encoded by the coding sequence ATGTACGCGATCGTCAAGACCGGCGGCAAGCAGTACAAGGTTGCCGAGGGCGACGTGATCGAGGTCGAGAAGCTCGTGGGTCAGCCCGGCGATGCTCTGACCCTGGCCGCGGTGCTTCTCGTCGACGGTGACAACCTGGTGACCGATGCGGCCAAGCTTGCCAGCGTGACGGTGTCCGGCGAGATTGCCGAGCACACCAAGGGACCGAAGATTCGGATCCACAAGTTCAAGAACAAGACCGGTTACCACAAGCGCCAGGGGCACCGCCAGCCGCTGACCCGCGTCAAGGTCACCGGCATCAAGAGCGGGAAGTAG